From a single Endozoicomonas euniceicola genomic region:
- a CDS encoding malate synthase G produces MAPQIHSDQGYKSRYRLFVDTPLIHFIEKELLPGSGMSVETFYESLTALVQEFGKKNRALLKKRLDHKNQIDQWHKDQREQGIAFDAGAFEQFLRDTGYIVEAPEQVKVTTPGVDPELATIAGPQLVVPVKNARFALNAANARWGSLYDALYGTDVIPGEVGQGYNAERGEQVIRYARDLLDELFPLQEGSHHDVSCYRVMDNGFAIKLSSGVMTTLATPEAFKGFQGAADSPSAILLQNNELHIEIQIDPEHPIGRTDSAHVKDVVLESAITAIQDFEDSVAAVDAEDKAEVYRNMLGLYKGDLSAEFQKGDKTLLRSLNKDREYRALSGEQFSLPGRSTLLIRNVGHLMTTPAVLDEHCCEIPEGILDTLVTAVIARFDLHKKASDPIRNSRTGSVYIVKPKMQGPEEVAFCSQLFARTEQLTGLVRNTLKMGIMDEEHRTTLNLKACIAAASERVIFINTGFLDRTGSEMHVNMEAGPMVPKTDMKHQQWIRSYEDWNVDIGLQCGLSGHAQIGKGMWAMPDAMANMLEAKAAHPQAGANCAWVPSPTAATLHAIHYHRVKVTDVQQSLKGRQTSFSNLLQLPVMPAPEQLHPDTIQRELENNVQGILGYVARWIDQGVGCSKVPDINNVNLMEDRATLRISSQHIANWLHFGICSESQVREVFNRMAVVVDRQNADTEGYTPMAADLDSSTAFRAALSLVFKGLTQPSGYTEPLLHKYRYRLKHDRDLNSFARECQRSKEAVAEI; encoded by the coding sequence ATGGCCCCCCAGATCCATTCAGACCAGGGATACAAGTCCAGGTACAGACTGTTTGTTGATACTCCCCTGATTCATTTTATTGAGAAAGAGTTGCTGCCTGGCAGTGGCATGTCCGTTGAAACCTTCTATGAATCTCTCACAGCACTGGTGCAGGAGTTTGGAAAAAAGAACAGGGCGCTGCTGAAAAAACGTCTGGACCATAAAAATCAGATTGACCAGTGGCATAAAGATCAGCGTGAGCAGGGTATTGCCTTCGACGCCGGAGCTTTTGAACAGTTTTTGCGTGACACAGGTTATATTGTCGAAGCGCCAGAGCAGGTTAAAGTCACGACCCCCGGTGTAGACCCTGAACTGGCAACTATTGCAGGCCCACAACTGGTAGTACCGGTTAAAAACGCGCGTTTTGCCCTGAATGCCGCCAATGCCCGCTGGGGCAGCTTATACGACGCACTCTATGGTACCGATGTGATTCCCGGAGAAGTGGGTCAAGGCTATAACGCTGAACGTGGTGAACAGGTCATTCGCTATGCCAGGGACTTGCTGGATGAGCTGTTCCCGTTGCAAGAGGGTAGCCATCACGATGTTAGCTGTTATCGTGTGATGGACAATGGATTTGCTATAAAGCTGTCGTCTGGTGTCATGACGACACTGGCAACCCCTGAAGCGTTTAAGGGTTTTCAGGGCGCAGCGGACAGCCCGTCAGCCATTTTGCTGCAGAACAACGAACTGCATATTGAAATCCAGATTGACCCGGAACACCCCATTGGTCGTACCGACAGCGCTCATGTTAAAGATGTTGTGCTGGAGTCAGCCATTACCGCTATTCAGGATTTCGAAGACTCGGTTGCAGCGGTCGACGCAGAAGACAAAGCCGAAGTTTACAGAAATATGCTAGGGCTCTATAAGGGCGATTTATCCGCAGAATTTCAAAAAGGTGATAAAACCCTGCTTCGCTCCCTGAATAAGGATCGTGAGTATCGCGCCCTGTCGGGTGAACAATTCAGCCTGCCCGGTCGCAGTACCCTGCTGATTCGCAATGTTGGTCACCTGATGACTACCCCGGCGGTTCTGGACGAGCACTGTTGTGAAATACCGGAAGGCATTCTGGATACCCTGGTGACGGCGGTGATTGCCCGCTTTGACCTGCACAAAAAAGCCTCTGACCCGATTCGCAACAGCCGTACCGGCAGTGTTTATATTGTTAAGCCCAAGATGCAGGGGCCGGAAGAAGTAGCGTTCTGCAGTCAGCTATTTGCACGCACCGAACAACTGACCGGCCTGGTCAGAAACACCCTGAAAATGGGCATTATGGATGAAGAACATCGGACAACACTGAACCTTAAAGCCTGTATTGCCGCCGCCAGTGAGCGGGTTATTTTCATTAATACCGGTTTTCTGGATCGTACCGGCAGTGAAATGCACGTGAATATGGAAGCCGGTCCCATGGTGCCTAAAACAGATATGAAGCACCAGCAGTGGATCAGGTCTTATGAAGACTGGAATGTGGATATTGGCCTGCAATGTGGTTTGTCCGGTCATGCCCAGATCGGTAAAGGTATGTGGGCAATGCCTGATGCCATGGCCAATATGCTGGAAGCCAAGGCGGCTCATCCACAGGCGGGTGCTAACTGTGCCTGGGTACCTTCACCGACGGCTGCAACACTTCATGCTATTCACTACCACAGGGTTAAAGTGACCGACGTTCAACAATCCCTTAAAGGACGTCAGACGTCGTTCAGTAACTTGCTACAGCTGCCGGTTATGCCAGCCCCTGAACAGCTGCATCCTGATACCATCCAGAGAGAGCTGGAAAATAATGTGCAGGGGATTCTGGGATACGTAGCGCGCTGGATTGACCAGGGCGTCGGTTGTTCCAAGGTGCCTGATATCAATAACGTTAATCTGATGGAAGACCGGGCGACGCTGCGGATTTCATCCCAGCATATTGCTAACTGGCTACACTTTGGCATTTGCAGTGAAAGCCAGGTGCGGGAAGTATTTAACCGAATGGCCGTGGTCGTTGACCGGCAAAATGCAGACACCGAAGGTTACACGCCCATGGCTGCCGATCTCGACAGCAGTACGGCATTCAGGGCGGCGCTTAGCCTGGTGTTTAAAGGGCTGACTCAGCCTTCCGGTTATACTGAACCGCTGTTGCACAAATACCGTTACCGCCTCAAACACGATCGTGACCTGAACAGCTTTGCCAGAGAGTGTCAAAGATCTAAAGAAGCCGTAGCTGAGATTTAG
- a CDS encoding LysR family transcriptional regulator, translated as MNIRKTDLNLLVYLNVLLEERSVSKAADKLAITQPAMSNALKRLRELFDDPILVRTADGMTPTDKAEKLKPDIVDLLSLAEQITQPDRDFSISHSEATFRIMVSDYMEATLVTPFIRHMLRDAPHINFDLLAPGDVSLHDMEKGIIDLAINRFTALPKSFHQATVWRDNFCCLLHREHPYISQPDLDTYLAAEHIWVNRTGWGAESIASNKSGAQRLGWVDEALWQLDKTRAIRVFTRHYMMVGLLLQEPKLIATIPRRLARIYQDYQELTVCRVPFQIVPFEIKMIWSPLRHHSRAHQWLRRSLLEFSETILDR; from the coding sequence GTGAATATAAGAAAAACAGACCTGAATTTACTGGTGTACTTAAATGTACTGCTGGAAGAGCGCAGTGTTTCCAAGGCAGCCGATAAGCTGGCCATTACCCAGCCTGCCATGAGCAATGCCCTTAAACGTCTGCGGGAACTTTTCGACGACCCGATCCTGGTACGTACTGCCGATGGTATGACGCCAACCGACAAGGCAGAAAAACTGAAACCGGATATTGTTGACCTGCTCAGTCTGGCAGAGCAGATCACCCAGCCTGACCGGGACTTTTCTATTAGCCATAGTGAAGCAACGTTCAGGATCATGGTATCTGATTATATGGAAGCAACCCTGGTGACGCCGTTTATTCGACATATGCTGCGCGATGCACCCCATATTAATTTTGACTTGCTGGCCCCGGGTGATGTGAGTCTGCACGATATGGAGAAAGGCATCATCGATCTTGCGATCAACCGGTTTACTGCCCTGCCAAAATCGTTTCATCAAGCAACAGTGTGGCGGGATAATTTCTGTTGTCTGCTGCACAGGGAGCACCCTTATATCAGCCAACCCGATCTGGATACGTATCTGGCTGCAGAGCATATATGGGTCAACCGGACAGGCTGGGGAGCAGAATCCATTGCCAGCAATAAATCCGGGGCACAGCGTCTGGGCTGGGTGGATGAGGCACTCTGGCAGCTGGACAAAACACGGGCTATCCGGGTATTTACACGACACTATATGATGGTCGGACTGTTGTTACAGGAACCGAAGCTGATCGCAACCATTCCAAGACGACTGGCAAGAATCTATCAGGATTACCAGGAACTGACAGTATGCAGGGTTCCCTTTCAGATCGTGCCTTTTGAAATCAAAATGATCTGGAGTCCTTTACGGCACCACTCCAGGGCGCATCAATGGCTGAGGCGGTCGCTTCTGGAGTTTTCAGAGACGATTCTGGATCGGTAA
- a CDS encoding isocitrate lyase, which yields MSDYNNAITQLQERLNQCRALNPEHIVRMRLQNRFQTGLDIARHTASVLRRDMAAYDENPEQYTQSLGCWHGFVGQQKLISIKKHFSTVKGRYLYLSGWMIAALRSEFGPLPDQSMHEKTSVPALIEELYTFLRQADAWELNHLYRQLDEARQTGDRSKAEETLSKIDNYESHVVPIIADIDAGFGNEEATYLLAKKMIEAGACCIQIENQVSDAKQCGHQDGKVTVPHEDFLAKINAVRYAFMELGVEDGVIVARTDSLGAGLTQKIPVSQQPGDLASQYNRFLETEPVTLQTADENDLLMKVGGQLTRPVRLPNGLFRFKSGTGEDRVVLDCITSLQHGADLLWIETERPHIGQIAGMVERIRSEVPNAKLVYNNSPSFNWTLNFRQQVFDQWQEEGKPLGSYVRNQLMSTDYDSTELAQEADRRIQSFQRDAARQAGIFHHLITLPTYHTAALSTDDLAKNYFGEDGMLAYVRDVQRREIRGGIATVRHQDMAGSNIGDDHKEYFSGEAALKASGKDNTMNQFG from the coding sequence ATGTCTGACTATAACAATGCCATTACACAGTTACAGGAACGCTTAAACCAGTGCAGGGCTCTGAATCCTGAACATATTGTTCGTATGCGCTTACAGAACCGTTTCCAGACCGGGCTGGATATCGCCCGGCACACTGCCAGTGTCCTGCGCAGGGACATGGCGGCATACGATGAAAACCCGGAGCAGTACACGCAGTCACTGGGATGCTGGCACGGTTTTGTAGGGCAGCAAAAACTCATTTCTATTAAAAAGCACTTCTCAACGGTTAAAGGGCGTTACCTGTACCTTTCCGGCTGGATGATCGCGGCGCTGCGTTCAGAGTTCGGGCCTTTGCCTGACCAGTCCATGCACGAAAAAACATCGGTTCCGGCCCTGATCGAAGAACTCTATACTTTCCTGCGTCAGGCTGATGCCTGGGAACTGAATCACCTGTATCGTCAACTGGATGAAGCCAGGCAGACTGGTGACAGGAGCAAGGCTGAAGAAACCCTCAGCAAGATTGACAACTATGAGTCACATGTCGTACCGATTATTGCCGATATCGACGCCGGCTTTGGTAATGAGGAAGCCACTTATCTGCTGGCTAAGAAAATGATTGAGGCCGGTGCCTGCTGTATTCAGATTGAAAACCAGGTATCCGACGCCAAGCAGTGTGGGCATCAGGATGGTAAGGTAACCGTTCCCCATGAAGACTTTCTGGCAAAAATTAATGCCGTTCGTTATGCCTTTATGGAGCTGGGGGTAGAAGACGGTGTTATTGTTGCGCGTACGGACTCCCTGGGGGCAGGGCTGACCCAGAAGATTCCGGTTTCCCAACAACCGGGTGACCTGGCTTCTCAATACAACCGCTTCCTTGAAACAGAACCTGTCACCCTGCAAACCGCCGATGAAAATGACCTGCTGATGAAAGTCGGTGGTCAACTGACTCGCCCTGTGCGTCTACCTAACGGCCTGTTCCGTTTCAAATCCGGAACCGGTGAGGACCGGGTGGTTCTGGACTGCATTACGTCACTGCAACACGGAGCTGATCTGCTCTGGATTGAAACAGAGAGACCCCATATTGGCCAGATTGCCGGAATGGTTGAGCGGATTCGTTCAGAGGTTCCCAACGCCAAGCTGGTTTACAACAACTCGCCTTCGTTCAACTGGACGCTGAATTTCCGTCAACAGGTATTTGACCAGTGGCAGGAAGAAGGTAAGCCGCTGGGAAGCTACGTCCGCAACCAGCTGATGAGTACCGACTACGACAGCACCGAACTGGCACAGGAAGCGGATCGGCGTATCCAGAGCTTCCAGCGCGATGCTGCCCGACAGGCCGGAATTTTCCATCACCTGATTACCCTGCCCACTTACCATACAGCGGCATTGTCAACGGATGACCTGGCGAAAAACTACTTTGGTGAAGATGGTATGCTAGCCTATGTGCGCGATGTTCAGCGCCGTGAAATCCGCGGTGGCATTGCGACGGTCAGGCATCAGGATATGGCGGGTTCCAATATCGGTGACGACCATAAAGAGTATTTCTCAGGAGAGGCAGCCCTGAAAGCCAGTGGTAAAGACAACACGATGAATCAGTTTGGTTAA